Proteins from one Brevibacillus humidisoli genomic window:
- the metK gene encoding methionine adenosyltransferase, whose amino-acid sequence MQKGRRLFTSESVTEGHPDKICDQISDAVLDEILSKDPNARVACETSVTTGLVLVAGEITTNTYVDIQRLVRDTIREIGYDRAKFGFDADTCGVITAIGEQSADIALGVDKALEAREGSMTDEEIEAIGAGDQGLMFGFACNETPELMPLPISMAHQLARRLTEVRKNGTLAYLRPDGKTQVTVEYDGDKPVRIDTIVISTQHAPETTLEQIKADLMEHVIKPVVPAEFLDEQTKYFINPTGRFVIGGPQGDAGLTGRKIIVDTYGGYARHGGGAFSGKDPTKVDRSGAYAARYVAKNIVAAGLAEKCEVQVAYAIGVAQPVSIAIDTFGTGTVSESDLVALVRKHFDLRPAGIIKQLDLRRPIYKQTAAYGHFGRNDLQVPWEQTDKAEALKQDAAQLTK is encoded by the coding sequence CTGCAAAAAGGTCGTCGTCTCTTTACATCAGAGTCTGTTACAGAAGGGCACCCTGATAAAATCTGCGACCAGATTTCTGACGCGGTCCTGGACGAGATTTTGTCGAAAGATCCCAATGCACGGGTGGCGTGCGAAACGTCGGTCACAACCGGGCTGGTGTTGGTAGCAGGAGAGATTACCACCAATACCTATGTCGACATCCAAAGGTTGGTTCGTGACACGATCCGGGAGATTGGATATGACCGTGCCAAGTTTGGTTTCGATGCCGATACGTGCGGCGTCATTACAGCGATTGGTGAGCAGTCGGCAGATATTGCGCTCGGCGTGGACAAGGCATTGGAAGCACGCGAAGGAAGTATGACAGATGAAGAGATTGAAGCGATTGGTGCCGGCGATCAAGGTCTGATGTTTGGCTTTGCCTGCAATGAGACACCTGAATTGATGCCGCTTCCGATCAGTATGGCCCACCAACTGGCCCGTCGACTCACTGAAGTGCGGAAGAACGGAACCCTTGCCTACCTGCGTCCTGACGGCAAAACACAAGTAACCGTAGAGTACGATGGTGACAAGCCGGTTCGCATCGATACGATTGTCATCTCCACCCAACATGCACCAGAGACCACCCTGGAACAAATCAAGGCTGATCTGATGGAGCACGTGATTAAGCCAGTGGTGCCAGCCGAATTCCTGGATGAGCAAACGAAGTACTTTATCAATCCGACCGGCCGCTTTGTCATCGGCGGGCCGCAGGGAGATGCTGGATTGACCGGCCGCAAGATCATTGTCGATACATACGGTGGCTATGCCCGACACGGCGGAGGTGCTTTCTCGGGGAAAGATCCGACCAAGGTGGATCGCTCCGGTGCGTATGCTGCCCGCTATGTAGCGAAAAACATTGTTGCTGCCGGCCTTGCTGAAAAATGTGAGGTACAGGTCGCTTATGCGATCGGGGTGGCACAGCCAGTTTCGATTGCGATCGATACGTTTGGCACAGGAACGGTGTCTGAATCGGACTTGGTTGCCCTGGTTCGAAAGCACTTTGACCTGCGTCCTGCCGGGATCATCAAGCAGTTGGACCTGCGCCGTCCGATCTACAAGCAGACTGCAGCATATGGGCACTTTGGCCGTAACGACCTACAGGTTCCTTGGGAACAAACAGACAAGGCGGAAGCGCTCAAACAGGATGCTGCCCAGTTGACAAAATAA
- a CDS encoding S8 family peptidase gives MERHLSLRKWLLGCIVFVLMVTGWPTANRVWAESPNDPYYRSQPHLKQIKADRAWSLVRGNTAIKIAVLDSGVDRNHPDLKDNLLPGINLLSPSRPPEDDNGHGTAVAGILAAKGNNGAGGSGVMWDARIIPIKVLDHRGEALVENLAHGINTAVDLGAKVILMSVSSIQHSAQLEQAVKRAEERGVVLVAAAGNESSRVTYPAGYPTVIAVGAVNEKNQVIYQSNTGPELNLVAPGWSIYTTQRGGGYWSFKGTSAAAPQVAAAAAMILSRHPHLTPLEVRQLLYHTATDLGSKGWDRQTGYGLLNVDAAVRRGLPADINEPNNSRPAAAAFPIESQVRGSLDHADTVDWYYTDIPYDGKLSASVWVSSYSVAPLAITFYNGDQTTSYYPSSGHTLHVPVEQGRVYIKVERGGGAGSLSYLLTSRFQIAADRYENNDQLDAARPLPPGNRVSILGNFHRAGDVDWFSYYVRGPGKLGVTVTSDTYRIDPVLFIAKEKERGVEIDNNSSVPNIEQANLDVTTGKYYVRLTDYWGNQVNGEYQLEVIYTPERQDENEPNDTYNRATNLGNSMLMTGTLATEHDYDWFQFVISEDTYATIRAPYIPVRSGVHFSLYKAGPTRNYLLASATNVAELSRAGSYIYAYKLTPGTYYVRLNSMVPFRYDAYRLTITRERLIDGYRDISNHWARAEIARLSKRGIVRGFEDSTFRPNQTVTRAEFATMLIRTMSEKGLYTGNVNVRNPFRDINRAHWAHENIIKAYSLGILAGYPDRTIRPNQPVTRSEMAVMVARAKGLYTYKRSRSSYRDVSVDYWASPAIESLTSLGYVRGISYRTFQPQAKTRRVEVVVLLTKAFNL, from the coding sequence ATGGAGAGGCACCTATCACTGAGGAAATGGCTGCTGGGGTGTATCGTATTTGTCCTGATGGTTACCGGTTGGCCCACTGCAAATCGGGTATGGGCCGAATCCCCCAACGATCCATACTATCGCAGCCAGCCTCACTTGAAGCAGATAAAAGCCGATAGGGCGTGGAGCCTTGTCAGAGGTAATACGGCAATTAAGATCGCCGTACTTGATTCTGGTGTGGACCGCAATCACCCGGATCTGAAAGACAATCTGCTGCCCGGCATCAATCTGCTCTCACCGTCGCGCCCGCCTGAAGACGATAACGGTCACGGAACAGCCGTTGCCGGGATCCTGGCGGCCAAAGGAAATAACGGAGCCGGTGGCAGCGGTGTCATGTGGGACGCCCGCATCATTCCGATCAAGGTATTGGATCACCGCGGAGAAGCGCTAGTTGAGAACCTGGCTCATGGAATTAATACAGCAGTGGACCTAGGTGCCAAAGTGATTCTGATGTCTGTCAGCAGTATACAGCATTCTGCACAGTTGGAGCAGGCGGTGAAGCGAGCCGAGGAGCGTGGGGTGGTGCTCGTTGCTGCCGCGGGAAACGAATCCAGTCGAGTCACCTATCCGGCCGGCTACCCGACAGTCATAGCCGTAGGAGCAGTCAATGAAAAAAACCAAGTGATTTATCAGTCCAATACCGGACCAGAACTGAACCTGGTTGCTCCTGGTTGGAGCATCTACACCACCCAGCGGGGCGGTGGCTACTGGTCATTTAAAGGCACATCTGCAGCTGCTCCTCAGGTTGCTGCAGCAGCGGCGATGATCTTGAGCCGTCACCCCCACCTGACACCATTGGAAGTGCGTCAGCTGCTTTATCACACGGCTACAGATCTGGGGAGCAAGGGATGGGACAGACAAACAGGCTACGGTTTGTTGAATGTGGATGCCGCAGTTCGCAGAGGGCTGCCGGCCGACATTAACGAGCCCAACAACAGCAGGCCAGCCGCAGCAGCATTTCCCATTGAGTCGCAGGTCCGCGGTTCGTTGGATCACGCCGATACCGTTGACTGGTACTACACCGATATACCTTATGACGGTAAGCTGTCCGCATCCGTCTGGGTATCATCCTATTCCGTCGCGCCGCTTGCCATTACCTTTTACAATGGAGATCAGACTACCTCCTACTATCCAAGTTCGGGGCACACCTTGCATGTTCCGGTTGAACAGGGGAGAGTGTATATAAAAGTAGAGCGGGGCGGAGGGGCCGGTTCCCTATCCTACTTGCTGACCAGCCGCTTTCAGATTGCAGCTGACCGTTATGAGAACAATGACCAACTGGATGCGGCGCGACCACTGCCGCCAGGGAATCGCGTCAGCATATTGGGCAATTTTCACCGTGCGGGAGATGTCGATTGGTTTTCGTATTACGTGCGTGGTCCGGGCAAGCTAGGTGTGACCGTTACATCGGATACATACCGGATTGATCCTGTCCTGTTCATCGCCAAAGAGAAGGAAAGAGGTGTTGAGATTGACAACAACAGCTCTGTTCCCAATATCGAGCAAGCCAACCTGGATGTCACCACAGGAAAATACTACGTCAGACTAACCGACTACTGGGGAAATCAAGTAAACGGCGAATACCAGTTGGAGGTCATATATACACCAGAGCGACAGGATGAGAATGAGCCAAACGATACCTACAACCGCGCCACCAACCTGGGGAACAGCATGCTGATGACCGGAACGCTGGCTACAGAGCATGATTATGACTGGTTCCAGTTTGTCATCTCCGAAGACACGTATGCGACCATTCGCGCCCCATACATCCCGGTGCGCTCAGGCGTCCATTTCTCGCTTTACAAGGCAGGACCGACACGCAACTATCTACTCGCTTCGGCTACCAATGTGGCAGAACTATCGAGAGCAGGCAGCTACATCTATGCATATAAATTAACTCCCGGGACCTATTATGTTCGACTGAACAGTATGGTACCCTTCCGGTATGACGCCTACCGACTCACCATTACTCGCGAGAGGCTGATTGATGGTTATCGGGATATCAGCAACCACTGGGCTCGCGCTGAGATTGCCCGACTGTCCAAGCGGGGCATCGTCCGTGGATTTGAGGATTCTACGTTCCGGCCCAATCAGACGGTGACGCGCGCAGAATTTGCCACAATGCTGATCCGTACCATGTCGGAGAAGGGGCTGTACACGGGGAATGTCAATGTGAGAAATCCTTTCCGGGATATTAACCGGGCACACTGGGCTCACGAAAATATTATCAAAGCGTACAGCCTCGGTATTTTGGCAGGATACCCTGATCGTACGATTCGCCCCAACCAGCCAGTTACCCGGTCAGAGATGGCGGTCATGGTAGCGCGCGCCAAGGGGTTGTACACCTACAAGCGCAGCCGAAGTTCGTACCGAGATGTTTCGGTCGATTACTGGGCGTCACCAGCAATCGAGTCGCTCACCAGCCTGGGATATGTGAGAGGGATTAGCTACCGGACGTTCCAACCACAGGCCAAAACTCGCCGCGTCGAGGTGGTCGTCCTGTTGACCAAAGCCTTTAACCTGTAG